Proteins from one Chaetodon auriga isolate fChaAug3 chromosome 19, fChaAug3.hap1, whole genome shotgun sequence genomic window:
- the lhx3 gene encoding LIM/homeobox protein Lhx3 isoform X2 — protein MLLEHPGSSCPNTGNFSRYSSGQEIPVCAGCNQHIVDRFILKVLDRHWHSKCLKCSDCQAQLAEKCFSRGESVYCKEDFFKRFGTKCAACQQGIPPTQVVRRAQDFVYHLHCFACIVCKRQLATGDEYYLMEDSRLVCKADYETAKQREADSTAKRPRTTITAKQLETLKNAYNNSPKPARHVREQLSSETGLDMRVVQVWFQNRRAKEKRLKKDAGRQRWGQYFRNMKRSRGSSKSDKDSIQEEGMDSDAEVSFTDEPPMSELGLTNGIYSSLSESSPAMGGRQGGNNHSSFPVEHGILPSQDQFHDIRSNSPYGLPQSPGSLQVLPRHQPLISSLAYPDSGLSVMTQGGGPGINPAVRVSMGAANGPSSDLSTGSSGGYPDFPASPASWLDEVDHGQF, from the exons ATGTTGCTTGAACACCCGGGCTCAAGTTGTCCAAACACCGGAAATTTCTCCCGGTACAGTTCGGGCCAAG AAATCCCAGTGTGTGCAGGCTGCAACCAACACATCGTGGACCGCTTCATCCTCAAAGTGCTGGATCGCCACTGGCACAGCAAGTGCCTGAAATGCAGCGACTGCCAGGCGCAGCTGGCGGAGAAGTGCTTCAGCCGGGGCGAGAGCGTCTACTGCAAAGAGGATTTCTTCAA GAGATTCGGGACAAAATGTGCGGCCTGTCAGCAGGGGATCCCTCCCACACAGGTGGTGAGGAGGGCGCAGGACTTCGTCTATCACCTGCACTGTTTTGCCTGCATCGTGTGCAAGAGGCAGCTGGCCACAGGTGACGAGTACTATCTGATGGAGGACAGCAGGCTGGTCTGTAAGGCCGACTACGAGACCGCCAAACAGAGAG AAGCAGACTCGACTGCAAAAAGGCCACGAACAACCATCACTGCTAAACAGCTGGAAACGCTGAAGAACGCCTACAATAACTCTCCCAAACCTGCCCGCCACGTCCGGGAGCAGCTATCATCAGAGACGGGCCTGGATATGCGCGTTGTGCAG GTTTGGTTTCAGAACAGACGAGCTaaagagaaaaggctgaaaaaagaTGCCGGTCGGCAAAGGTGGGGGCAATACTTTCGCAACATGAAGAGGTCACGAGGAAGCTCCAAATCCGACAAAGACAGCATCCAGGAGGAGGGCATGGACAGCGACGCAGAGGTGTCCTTTACAG ATGAACCCCCCATGTCAGAGCTTGGCCTCACTAATGGCATCTACAGCAGCCTGAGTGAGTCCTCTCCAGCCATGGGAGGCCGCCAAGGGGGCAACAACCACAGCTCCTTCCCCGTGGAGCATGGCATCCTCCCGTCCCAAGACCAGTTCCACGACATCCGCTCCAACAGCCCCTATGGCCTTCCACAGTCGCCAGGGTCACTTCAGGTGCTACCCAGACACCAGCCTCTCATATCCAGCTTGGCCTACCCTGACTCCGGCCTTTCTGTCATGACCCAGGGCGGCGGGCCAGGGATCAACCCTGCTGTGAGGGTCTCCATGGGAGCCGCCAACGGCCCCAGCTCGGACCTCTCCACCGGCAGCAGCGGAGGATACCCGGACTTTCCTGCCAGTCCTGCTTCCTGGTTAGATGAAGTGGACCACGGCCAGTTTTGA
- the lhx3 gene encoding LIM/homeobox protein Lhx3 isoform X1, with translation MDGQGERNSPKEAPNSTEMLLALLSHSEELQKEIPVCAGCNQHIVDRFILKVLDRHWHSKCLKCSDCQAQLAEKCFSRGESVYCKEDFFKRFGTKCAACQQGIPPTQVVRRAQDFVYHLHCFACIVCKRQLATGDEYYLMEDSRLVCKADYETAKQREADSTAKRPRTTITAKQLETLKNAYNNSPKPARHVREQLSSETGLDMRVVQVWFQNRRAKEKRLKKDAGRQRWGQYFRNMKRSRGSSKSDKDSIQEEGMDSDAEVSFTDEPPMSELGLTNGIYSSLSESSPAMGGRQGGNNHSSFPVEHGILPSQDQFHDIRSNSPYGLPQSPGSLQVLPRHQPLISSLAYPDSGLSVMTQGGGPGINPAVRVSMGAANGPSSDLSTGSSGGYPDFPASPASWLDEVDHGQF, from the exons ATGGATGGACAGGGCGAGCGCAACTCTCCTAAAGAGGCACCAAATAGCACGGAGATGCTCCTTGCTTTGCTGTCGCACAGTGAGGAGCTACAGAAAG AAATCCCAGTGTGTGCAGGCTGCAACCAACACATCGTGGACCGCTTCATCCTCAAAGTGCTGGATCGCCACTGGCACAGCAAGTGCCTGAAATGCAGCGACTGCCAGGCGCAGCTGGCGGAGAAGTGCTTCAGCCGGGGCGAGAGCGTCTACTGCAAAGAGGATTTCTTCAA GAGATTCGGGACAAAATGTGCGGCCTGTCAGCAGGGGATCCCTCCCACACAGGTGGTGAGGAGGGCGCAGGACTTCGTCTATCACCTGCACTGTTTTGCCTGCATCGTGTGCAAGAGGCAGCTGGCCACAGGTGACGAGTACTATCTGATGGAGGACAGCAGGCTGGTCTGTAAGGCCGACTACGAGACCGCCAAACAGAGAG AAGCAGACTCGACTGCAAAAAGGCCACGAACAACCATCACTGCTAAACAGCTGGAAACGCTGAAGAACGCCTACAATAACTCTCCCAAACCTGCCCGCCACGTCCGGGAGCAGCTATCATCAGAGACGGGCCTGGATATGCGCGTTGTGCAG GTTTGGTTTCAGAACAGACGAGCTaaagagaaaaggctgaaaaaagaTGCCGGTCGGCAAAGGTGGGGGCAATACTTTCGCAACATGAAGAGGTCACGAGGAAGCTCCAAATCCGACAAAGACAGCATCCAGGAGGAGGGCATGGACAGCGACGCAGAGGTGTCCTTTACAG ATGAACCCCCCATGTCAGAGCTTGGCCTCACTAATGGCATCTACAGCAGCCTGAGTGAGTCCTCTCCAGCCATGGGAGGCCGCCAAGGGGGCAACAACCACAGCTCCTTCCCCGTGGAGCATGGCATCCTCCCGTCCCAAGACCAGTTCCACGACATCCGCTCCAACAGCCCCTATGGCCTTCCACAGTCGCCAGGGTCACTTCAGGTGCTACCCAGACACCAGCCTCTCATATCCAGCTTGGCCTACCCTGACTCCGGCCTTTCTGTCATGACCCAGGGCGGCGGGCCAGGGATCAACCCTGCTGTGAGGGTCTCCATGGGAGCCGCCAACGGCCCCAGCTCGGACCTCTCCACCGGCAGCAGCGGAGGATACCCGGACTTTCCTGCCAGTCCTGCTTCCTGGTTAGATGAAGTGGACCACGGCCAGTTTTGA